The sequence CAAAAAAAGCTAAGTAATCCAATGTGTAAACGCAATACACAGAGTTGTCATCTGAATACTCTATTTCCTTCTTAACTTTCTTGGATTCATTGGTTTGCAACCTCCTCTATTGctctattttgtttgttttaattttgtacTGGCTAAGgtattttcatatttaaattataaaaacttGCCCTTGAAAACTAGGTTAATTTCATTTTACAGAGATCATAAAAGCATATATGTTTTGTCAAGAAATTCAAATCAGCTCTTCTAAATTCAAGAGTGTACAGGTTAAATGACACTTTGCGGATTTTGCTTCAAGTTTAAACATTTCAAATACAACTTGTTTACTTTTGCTGGAAAAGCTCTTACTTGCATCGAATAATCACTGGAATGGGTTTTAGAGCCTTTGGTCCATTCCTTATGCCTCTCTTGTGAGGGGAAACCTGCATCATCAACCACAACCCATAAAAGAAATGCAGTCAGATGTAAATTCTTCAACTCATCCCCTCCCAGAGAGCACCATCCCACATCCAAACAATCCCCCCCACACAACTTCAGAGCATGTATTCATGTTATGCACACATGTAACGGACTACGGAAATCTAAAAAAGTCCTAGTTAATATGCGCAACCAAAGAAAAGAGCATCACAAATGGTTAGTCAGTTAGTGTAGTAAAGAACAATGGCATTTAATGGAACAAGGATCAGATCCCGATCTATCATTGATCCTCAAGggaaaaaaagatagaaaagaaaaaaatatggaACAGAGACTGCAGCAGCAAGAAGAGAGAGGAGTTTCCGTCTATATAAATATCCTTTAATGTGTGAAAGCGTATCATCCTTGCTACTACTCAGCACATAAAGTCAGCCGAATGTGTTTACAACGGTCCTAAGTGGCAGCTAACTTCAGAATATTTGTTAAGACATTTAGCTTATATTGACTCTAATTGCTATGAACAGGCAAAGATTCAATAATTCCTATGATTTCAGTACTATAAATCTATCCTATTAGCAGAAATCTTAAGGGATTCAATGGATTAAACTTCAAGTTTAACTAGAGACTACATGTACTTAACTAATCCACACAGCCAATCAAGCTTAAGTATTAAAGAGTACCTTTAGTTCCTAGATGCCATATCGCAACCCAAAGGGATATCTCCTAGTATGTGCCAGGTAAAATGTTTTTGAGAGAACACAAAACTAAAAGAACCGAAATAAGGGAAGCAGCACGCAGAGAAAGATTTTAAAGAATTGATTATATCTACTCAGCAGTGATTGATGTTATATGCAAAATGCCAAATAGCTTTAAAAGTAGTTGAGATTCCTCTAGAGAAATCTTGTAGTTACACAATAGCCCAGTGCCAACTATACAATATTAACTTCAAAGTTCacacaaacacaacaacaaaacaacTATGCCTTGATCACAAGCAAGTTGGGGTTGGCTATATGAATCCTTACTATTCATGTTGCACTATTTAAGCTCATCTCAGTCCTATATTATATAAAATGCAGAACAACcgtaatacaaaaaaaaaaaacaaaaaacaaatgtACTAACCTCCCCAACTATGATCGTCTACAGAACCAAAATGACCGGTCAATGACAAATACAAGTGAAACAATGGATAAATGAGTACATAGTGAACCTAATCTGCCAAATGAGCATGATATGCAAGAATTTAAGAGCCACAAAGcaaaatcccacaatatcttttagGGAAAAACTTCACGATAATCATATTGGTTGAGTtaaatttagattttttttacTATTATAAGAAATTCATCTTGGTGCCAAAAGTCAAAGGAAAAAAAATCGAACCTTCTTTTTAGGAACAGCCATAAGCTCCATGGACCCACCAATGACAGGTGAATTTGGAAACATATATCCTATGTTACTGTTACTGTTGTTCTTATTATCATTTTCAGGCAAAACCAACGACGGTGATGTAGCCGTCGGCTGATTAACCACGCTATCTAGAGGCGAAGGTCGGGCCGTGATGTGAAGAAATCGTCGGAGACCGGAGTTAACGCCGGCGATGGTCCCGCCGGTCCGTAGCATCGCTGCACTTAACGCCATTTTTGCTGAAAGTGAGCAGTAGAAAGCTTTAGATGGTGAAAAGACTGAGGGCTCGGTGGTCACATGGGCCGAATATTATGGGCTGTCTCCCTTTTGCTATTTGGGTTCAGATGTAAATAGGCCCAAAACGGCTTTTATACCCGATTTTGGGGTTATAATTGAACTTATATCTGTTCTGTAATTTTTTTTTGTCAGTCTATTCATTTTATGatcaacttcagacttattgggTCGAAAacgaaaaaattgcacttcagatacacttaaggccaaataggtatGAAGTATAACTAATTCATGCATTTAAGGCAAATAAGCATGAAGTGAGAAGTTACActttagatgcacttaaggccaaaaggtttgaagtgcaacaaccgttttcctacacttaaggccaaaaagggatttttttcattcttatataatatttaaaacttaCTTACTATAAGTgttctaattttgtatattacctgccctaaacaaggattacttacaaattatatacattccaccttaaaagaCTCATAATTCTTTATCagtgccttcaattaagggatttagttacaccatTTTTCCTTATTTCTCTCATCTCTCCCCTCCTCTCTAGAATATTTAGACTAAAGATACTTCCAACAGTCA is a genomic window of Nicotiana tabacum cultivar K326 chromosome 16, ASM71507v2, whole genome shotgun sequence containing:
- the LOC107788772 gene encoding uncharacterized protein LOC107788772 isoform X1 codes for the protein MALSAAMLRTGGTIAGVNSGLRRFLHITARPSPLDSVVNQPTATSPSLVLPENDNKNNSNSNIGYMFPNSPVIGGSMELMAVPKKKVSPHKRGIRNGPKALKPIPVIIRCNTTGMNNNTVDNMLMQTTCSACGRVKLPHFFCCSGIKQNLGEENNSAG
- the LOC107788772 gene encoding uncharacterized protein LOC107788772 isoform X2 — encoded protein: MALSAAMLRTGGTIAGVNSGLRRFLHITARPSPLDSVVNQPTATSPSLVLPENDNKNNSNSNIGYMFPNSPVIGGSMELMAVPKKKVSPHKRGIRNGPKALKPIPVIIRCNACGRVKLPHFFCCSGIKQNLGEENNSAG